One Epinephelus lanceolatus isolate andai-2023 chromosome 10, ASM4190304v1, whole genome shotgun sequence genomic region harbors:
- the LOC117265893 gene encoding 26S proteasome non-ATPase regulatory subunit 4-like: MVLESTMVCVDNSEYMRNGDFLPTRLQAQQDAVNIVCHSKTRSNPENNVGLITMANNCEVLTTLTPDTGRILSKLHAVQPRGNISFCTGIRVAHLALKHRQGKNHKMRIVAFVGSPVEDNEKDLIKMAKRLKKEKVNVDIINFGEEEMNTEKLTAFINTLNGKDGAGSHLVTVPPGPSLADALLSSPILAGEGGAVLDLDPFGVDPSADPELALALRVSMEEQRQRQEDEARRAAVASAAEAGISSPAADESEDALLKMSVPHTDSSTPALPDFSRMTEDEQIAYALQMSMQGAGSEFDAEDMDTGVDMDSSKAKDEEDYDVMQDPEFLQSVLENLPGVDPNNEAIRNAMGSLASQTGPKPDTKKDEEKKK, translated from the exons ATGGTGCTTGAAAGTACTATGGTCTG TGTGGACAACAGTGAGTACATGCGCAATGGAGACTTCCTGCCCACCAGGCTGCAGGCTCAGCAGGATGCAGTTAATATTGTTTGTCACTCCAAGACCCGCAGCAACCCCGAAAACAACGTGGGCCTCATCACCATGGCAAA CAACTGTGAGGTGCTGACCACACTGACCCCAGACACAGGCAGGATACTGTCCAAGCTGCATGCTGTGCAGCCGCGTGGAAACATCAGCTTCTGCACTGGCATCAGGGTGGCACAT ttggcGTTGAAGCACAGACAGGGCAAAAACCACAAGATGCGCATTGTTGCATTTGTTGGCAGCCCGGTGGAGGACAATGAAAAAGAT CTGATCAAAAtggcaaagcgtctaaagaagGAAAAGGTCAATGTGGATATCATTAACTTTGGAGAGGAG gagatgaacacagagaagCTGACAGCCTTCATCAACACACTGAATGGCAAAGACGGAGCCGGCTCCCACCTGGTCACAGTTCCTCCAGGCCCCAGTCTGGCTGATGCCCTGCTGTCCTCACCCATCCTGGCTGGAGAGGGAGGTGCAGTGTTGGACCTGGATCCGTTTGGAGTGGATCCCAGCGCAGACCCGGAGCTGGCCTTG GCTCTGAGGGTGTCTATGGAGGAGCAGAGACAACGACAGGAGGACGAAGCTCGCAGAGCCGCTGTCGCATCAGCTGCTGAAGCTGGCATTTCCTCTCCTGCTGCAGATG AGTCAGAGGACGCCCTGTTGAAGATGTCTGTTCCTCATACAGACTCCTCCACACCTGCTCTGCCAGACTTCAGCCGCATGACAGAGGATGAACAGATCGCCTATGCTCTGCAGATGTCCATGCAGGGAGCAGGATCAG AGTTTGATGCTGAGGACATGGACACAGGGGTTGACATGGACTCCAGTAAGGCAAAG GATGAAGAGGACTACGATGTTATGCAGGACCCAGAGTTCCTTCAGAGTGTCCTGGAGAACCTTCCTGGAGTTGACCCCAACAATGAGGCCATCCGTAATGCCATGGGCTCGCTGGCTTCTCAGACGGGCCCCAAACCCGACACCAAGAAGGAcgaggagaaaaagaaatga